Proteins from a single region of Megalopta genalis isolate 19385.01 chromosome 3, iyMegGena1_principal, whole genome shotgun sequence:
- the LOC117218934 gene encoding nuclear exosome regulator NRDE2 isoform X1, which translates to MSLFPAYSIETNEAITSSKPENLLQGDVSSSWLQNGSCLDQISSYNFIDFSSESSNEDRSRVFSSDEKQTFHNVISSSKERSVYRGRKHRKHIKKKKKERKKYGTTEKTYYKQEVENVYFEDKRRDKGNSTVETLCSRARPYYNTRRNSIGFISYEHRKKDSYERYYANNIDLIDKHKKRKSNNITKESVHDSFKEIEYPFLSNGISVELQKTKTKEYNEMLTDDPSNVKLWIEYIQFQDTLEYFQKYQTTKDVRRAATMKKLSIVEKALEKNIDSTRLLKLKLSLMEELLPADEFSKQLETLVNKDSGNIILWQGLIMATQASIAICTVPKVLDLYSKCFCVLKQKARMNPRVYDEGLLEMLCWCLMFLRHTGLWEQMWETIRLNLSLNLSLGKDSLSFQKTIDEKKLIGMEEVILMSRLPLNQLWQRTESLRENCHWISVSRDELELTGDSRRFVLPDDVADFVHPILSRNLNFQMSVHMLLLLKVPLLPTRDYMLQMLCLNKFEWSTETSEVLLPFAYPVAGEMTGNNERRELLNGILEGGLTSGPQYLKFHPAQESYLDFIRDTFSTIAENLPPLQRTSIYIWWLRFERLLIFLRKDDSIKYDNKWKKLKTTLKEFLKKEENRNNLHFYKEYALIEKEMGRFDNCVNILETAIKSQYSCPSAISDSDEKTALFSLYRTFIEILLDTNTYKDTHKIRILNVVKQMVIEADGNQLQRAKIYLEKYVKSFLQEISADDETDTYFLPNLKSDAIVCYAYLLYTEDFDISKVTNLFADFINHFKNCRCMQEILYESQIAILQLHYRRFREVNILKSILNEMLNIYPNNFSALSMLACIESNSPIWKFNSQSTKLSLWKAFAMCLAIRKRIHFLRTREDSVGMNAAVNKLFNFHQILASVHIYREQTTRCCPLLWRLYMLLLRECNLCEKKGEEVYHKSVAQCPWVRSIYIDAAEIAPQLLTQIQDVIREKELRMHVTPEELDILRG; encoded by the exons ATGTCCTTATTTCCTGCTTATTCCATTGAGACAAACGAAGCTATAACATCGAGTAAACCAGAAAATCTTTTACAAG GCGATGTATCGAGCAGTTGGTTACAAAATGGTAGTTGTTTGGATCAGATTTCATCTTACAATTTTATAGATTTCTCTTCAGAGTCTTCGAATGAAGATAGAAGCAGAGTGTTTTCCTCCGATGAAAAACAGACGTTCCACAATGTTATATCGTCGAGTAAAGAGAGGTCTGTGTATAGAGGAAGAAAACATCGCAaacatattaaaaagaaaaagaaagaaagaaaaaagtatGGAACAACAGAGAAAACGTATTACAAGCAAGAAgtggaaaatgtatattttgaagataaacgtCGAGATAAGGGAAATAGTACGGTAGAGACGCTTTGTTCTAGAGCTAGACCGTATTACAATACTCGGAGAAATTCCATAGGTTTTATATCCTATGAGCATCGAAAAAAGGATTCTTACGAAAGATACTATGCGAATAACATAGATCTTATAGATAAACATAAGAAACGAAAAAGTAATAACATTACAAAGGAATCCGTGCACGATTCGTTTAAAGAAATAGAATATCCTTTCTTGTCGAATGGTATCTCTGTAGAATTACAAAAGACTAAAACTAAAGAATATAATGAAATGTTGACAGATGATCCAAGCAATGTTAAACTATGGATCGAATACATTCAATTTCAG GACACGTTGGAGTACTTTCAAAAGTATCAAACAACAAAGGATGTTCGTAGAGCAGCAACAATGAAAAAATTATCTATTGTCGAGAAGGCTTTAGAAAAAAATATAGACTCCACTCGGTTGCTAAAGTTGAAATTATCTTTAATGGAAGAGTTATTACCAGCCGATGAATTTTCAAAACAGCTCGAAACATTAGTAAACAAGGATTCGGGAAACATAATTTTATGGCAAGGATTAATCATGGCTACACAAGCTTCCATAGCGATATGCACTGTACCAAAAGTattggatttatattcaaaatgTTTTTGTGTTTTGAAACAAAAAGCTAGAATGAATCCTCGAGTATACGACGAAGGATTATTAG AGATGTTGTGTTGGTGCCTAATGTTTCTGAGACACACCGGACTTTGGGAACAAATGTGGGAAACGATACGTTTGAATCTCAGTTTGAATCTCAGTTTAGGAAAGGACAGTCTATCCTTTCAAAAAACAATAGATGAAAAGAAATTAA TTGGAATGGAAGAGGTAATATTAATGTCGAGATTACCACTCAATCAACTGTGGCAAAGAACAGAATCGTTAAGAGAAAATTGTCACTGGATCAGTGTCAGCAGGGACGAATTGGAATTAACTGGAGATTCTCGAAGATTCGTCTTGCCCGACGATGTTGCCGATTTTGTACATCCTATATTATCGCGAAATTTGAATTTCCAAATGTCGGTACACATGCTACTTCTACTTAAAGTGCCACTTCTACCTACTCGAGATTACATGTTACAG ATGTTGTGCTTAAACAAATTTGAATGGAGCACAGAGACTTCGGAAGTACTACTTCCATTTGCTTATCCTGTAGCCGGTGAAATGACTGGGAATAACGAAAGAAGAGAATTATTGAATGGTATACTAGAAGGAGGATTAACATCGGGTCCTCAATATCTCAAGTTTCATCCGGCACAGGAATCTTATCTGGATTTTATACGAGACACGTTTTCTACGATAGCCGAAAATTTACCGCCTTTGCAACGTACAAGCATATATATTTGGTGGTTACGATTTGAGAGATTGCTCATTTTTCTTCGCAAAGATGACTCTATAAAATATGACAACAA ATGGAAGAAATTGAAAACAACGTTAAAAGAATTCTTGAAGAAAGAGGAGAATAGGAACAACTTACATTTTTACAAAGAATATGCATTAATAGAAAAAGAAATGGGAAGATTTGATAATTGTGTAAATATTTTGGAAACGGCGATTAAGTCTCAATACTCCTGCCCGTCGGCAATATCTGATTCCGACGAGAAAACGGCACTCTTCAGTTTATATCGAACATTCATTGAAATTTTACTTGACACTAATACGTACAAAGATACGCATAAAATTCGAATATTGAATGTTGTTAAACAAATGGTTATCGAGGCCGATGGAAATCAATTGCAACGCGCCAAAAtatatttagaaaaatatgtGAAAAGTTTTTTACAAGAAATTTCTGCAGACGATGAAACCGACACGTACTTTCTACCAAATCTGAAATCCGACGCGATCGTATGTTACGCGTACTTGTTGTACACAGAGGACTTTGATATTAGTAAAGTAACAAATCTGTTTGCAGATTTCATAAATCACTTCAAAAACTGTCGTTGTATGCAG GAAATATTATACGAAAGTCAAATTGCAATCTTGCAATTGCATTACAGACGATTTCGAGAagtaaacattttgaaaagtatATTAAATGAAATGTTAAACATATATCCAAACAACTTCTCTGCTCTTTCGATGTTGGCATGTATCGAG AGTAACTCGCCAATTTGGAAGTTTAATAGCCAGAGCACGAAACTGTCGTTGTGGAAAGCATTTGCTATGTGTTTAGCTATTCGTAAACGTATTCATTTCTTAAGAACACGTGAAGACTCTGTCGGTATGAATGCAGCAGTAAATAAGTTATTTAATTTTCATCAAATTCTTGCATC TGTTCATATTTACAGAGAACAAACAACCAGGTGTTGCCCCTTGTTATGGAGATTGTACATGCTCCTTCTCAGAGAATGTAATTTATGTGAAAAAAAGGGAGAAGAAGTGTATCATAAAAGTGTAGCGCAATGCCCCTGGGTTAGAAGCATATATATTGATGCAGCTGAAATTGCACCTCAACTACTTACGCAAATTCAAGATGTGATACGCGAAAAAGAATTAAGAATGCATGTTACTCCCGAAGAATTGGACATATTACGTGGTTGA
- the LOC117218934 gene encoding nuclear exosome regulator NRDE2 isoform X2, with amino-acid sequence MSLFPAYSIETNEAITSSKPENLLQGDVSSSWLQNGSCLDQISSYNFIDFSSESSNEDRSRVFSSDEKQTFHNVISSSKERSVYRGRKHRKHIKKKKKERKKYGTTEKTYYKQEVENVYFEDKRRDKGNSTVETLCSRARPYYNTRRNSIGFISYEHRKKDSYERYYANNIDLIDKHKKRKSNNITKESVHDSFKEIEYPFLSNGISVELQKTKTKEYNEMLTDDPSNVKLWIEYIQFQDTLEYFQKYQTTKDVRRAATMKKLSIVEKALEKNIDSTRLLKLKLSLMEELLPADEFSKQLETLVNKDSGNIILWQGLIMATQASIAICTVPKVLDLYSKCFCVLKQKARMNPRVYDEGLLEMLCWCLMFLRHTGLWEQMWETIRLNLSLNLSLGKDSLSFQKTIDEKKLIGMEEVILMSRLPLNQLWQRTESLRENCHWISVSRDELELTGDSRRFVLPDDVADFVHPILSRNLNFQMSVHMLLLLKVPLLPTRDYMLQMLCLNKFEWSTETSEVLLPFAYPVAGEMTGNNERRELLNGILEGGLTSGPQYLKFHPAQESYLDFIRDTFSTIAENLPPLQRTSIYIWWLRFERLLIFLRKDDSIKYDNKWKKLKTTLKEFLKKEENRNNLHFYKEYALIEKEMGRFDNCVNILETAIKSQYSCPSAISDSDEKTALFSLYRTFIEILLDTNTYKDTHKIRILNVVKQMVIEADGNQLQRAKIYLEKYVKSFLQEISADDETDTYFLPNLKSDAIVCYAYLLYTEDFDISKVTNLFADFINHFKNCRCMQEILYESQIAILQLHYRRFREVNILKSILNEMLNIYPNNFSALSMLACIESNSPIWKFNSQSTKLSLWKAFAMCLAIRKRIHFLRTREDSVGMNAAVNKLFNFHQILASEQTTRCCPLLWRLYMLLLRECNLCEKKGEEVYHKSVAQCPWVRSIYIDAAEIAPQLLTQIQDVIREKELRMHVTPEELDILRG; translated from the exons ATGTCCTTATTTCCTGCTTATTCCATTGAGACAAACGAAGCTATAACATCGAGTAAACCAGAAAATCTTTTACAAG GCGATGTATCGAGCAGTTGGTTACAAAATGGTAGTTGTTTGGATCAGATTTCATCTTACAATTTTATAGATTTCTCTTCAGAGTCTTCGAATGAAGATAGAAGCAGAGTGTTTTCCTCCGATGAAAAACAGACGTTCCACAATGTTATATCGTCGAGTAAAGAGAGGTCTGTGTATAGAGGAAGAAAACATCGCAaacatattaaaaagaaaaagaaagaaagaaaaaagtatGGAACAACAGAGAAAACGTATTACAAGCAAGAAgtggaaaatgtatattttgaagataaacgtCGAGATAAGGGAAATAGTACGGTAGAGACGCTTTGTTCTAGAGCTAGACCGTATTACAATACTCGGAGAAATTCCATAGGTTTTATATCCTATGAGCATCGAAAAAAGGATTCTTACGAAAGATACTATGCGAATAACATAGATCTTATAGATAAACATAAGAAACGAAAAAGTAATAACATTACAAAGGAATCCGTGCACGATTCGTTTAAAGAAATAGAATATCCTTTCTTGTCGAATGGTATCTCTGTAGAATTACAAAAGACTAAAACTAAAGAATATAATGAAATGTTGACAGATGATCCAAGCAATGTTAAACTATGGATCGAATACATTCAATTTCAG GACACGTTGGAGTACTTTCAAAAGTATCAAACAACAAAGGATGTTCGTAGAGCAGCAACAATGAAAAAATTATCTATTGTCGAGAAGGCTTTAGAAAAAAATATAGACTCCACTCGGTTGCTAAAGTTGAAATTATCTTTAATGGAAGAGTTATTACCAGCCGATGAATTTTCAAAACAGCTCGAAACATTAGTAAACAAGGATTCGGGAAACATAATTTTATGGCAAGGATTAATCATGGCTACACAAGCTTCCATAGCGATATGCACTGTACCAAAAGTattggatttatattcaaaatgTTTTTGTGTTTTGAAACAAAAAGCTAGAATGAATCCTCGAGTATACGACGAAGGATTATTAG AGATGTTGTGTTGGTGCCTAATGTTTCTGAGACACACCGGACTTTGGGAACAAATGTGGGAAACGATACGTTTGAATCTCAGTTTGAATCTCAGTTTAGGAAAGGACAGTCTATCCTTTCAAAAAACAATAGATGAAAAGAAATTAA TTGGAATGGAAGAGGTAATATTAATGTCGAGATTACCACTCAATCAACTGTGGCAAAGAACAGAATCGTTAAGAGAAAATTGTCACTGGATCAGTGTCAGCAGGGACGAATTGGAATTAACTGGAGATTCTCGAAGATTCGTCTTGCCCGACGATGTTGCCGATTTTGTACATCCTATATTATCGCGAAATTTGAATTTCCAAATGTCGGTACACATGCTACTTCTACTTAAAGTGCCACTTCTACCTACTCGAGATTACATGTTACAG ATGTTGTGCTTAAACAAATTTGAATGGAGCACAGAGACTTCGGAAGTACTACTTCCATTTGCTTATCCTGTAGCCGGTGAAATGACTGGGAATAACGAAAGAAGAGAATTATTGAATGGTATACTAGAAGGAGGATTAACATCGGGTCCTCAATATCTCAAGTTTCATCCGGCACAGGAATCTTATCTGGATTTTATACGAGACACGTTTTCTACGATAGCCGAAAATTTACCGCCTTTGCAACGTACAAGCATATATATTTGGTGGTTACGATTTGAGAGATTGCTCATTTTTCTTCGCAAAGATGACTCTATAAAATATGACAACAA ATGGAAGAAATTGAAAACAACGTTAAAAGAATTCTTGAAGAAAGAGGAGAATAGGAACAACTTACATTTTTACAAAGAATATGCATTAATAGAAAAAGAAATGGGAAGATTTGATAATTGTGTAAATATTTTGGAAACGGCGATTAAGTCTCAATACTCCTGCCCGTCGGCAATATCTGATTCCGACGAGAAAACGGCACTCTTCAGTTTATATCGAACATTCATTGAAATTTTACTTGACACTAATACGTACAAAGATACGCATAAAATTCGAATATTGAATGTTGTTAAACAAATGGTTATCGAGGCCGATGGAAATCAATTGCAACGCGCCAAAAtatatttagaaaaatatgtGAAAAGTTTTTTACAAGAAATTTCTGCAGACGATGAAACCGACACGTACTTTCTACCAAATCTGAAATCCGACGCGATCGTATGTTACGCGTACTTGTTGTACACAGAGGACTTTGATATTAGTAAAGTAACAAATCTGTTTGCAGATTTCATAAATCACTTCAAAAACTGTCGTTGTATGCAG GAAATATTATACGAAAGTCAAATTGCAATCTTGCAATTGCATTACAGACGATTTCGAGAagtaaacattttgaaaagtatATTAAATGAAATGTTAAACATATATCCAAACAACTTCTCTGCTCTTTCGATGTTGGCATGTATCGAG AGTAACTCGCCAATTTGGAAGTTTAATAGCCAGAGCACGAAACTGTCGTTGTGGAAAGCATTTGCTATGTGTTTAGCTATTCGTAAACGTATTCATTTCTTAAGAACACGTGAAGACTCTGTCGGTATGAATGCAGCAGTAAATAAGTTATTTAATTTTCATCAAATTCTTGCATC AGAACAAACAACCAGGTGTTGCCCCTTGTTATGGAGATTGTACATGCTCCTTCTCAGAGAATGTAATTTATGTGAAAAAAAGGGAGAAGAAGTGTATCATAAAAGTGTAGCGCAATGCCCCTGGGTTAGAAGCATATATATTGATGCAGCTGAAATTGCACCTCAACTACTTACGCAAATTCAAGATGTGATACGCGAAAAAGAATTAAGAATGCATGTTACTCCCGAAGAATTGGACATATTACGTGGTTGA
- the LOC117218934 gene encoding uncharacterized protein LOC117218934 isoform X3, producing MSLFPAYSIETNEAITSSKPENLLQGDVSSSWLQNGSCLDQISSYNFIDFSSESSNEDRSRVFSSDEKQTFHNVISSSKERSVYRGRKHRKHIKKKKKERKKYGTTEKTYYKQEVENVYFEDKRRDKGNSTVETLCSRARPYYNTRRNSIGFISYEHRKKDSYERYYANNIDLIDKHKKRKSNNITKESVHDSFKEIEYPFLSNGISVELQKTKTKEYNEMLTDDPSNVKLWIEYIQFQDTLEYFQKYQTTKDVRRAATMKKLSIVEKALEKNIDSTRLLKLKLSLMEELLPADEFSKQLETLVNKDSGNIILWQGLIMATQASIAICTVPKVLDLYSKCFCVLKQKARMNPRVYDEGLLEMLCWCLMFLRHTGLWEQMWETIRLNLSLNLSLGKDSLSFQKTIDEKKLIGMEEVILMSRLPLNQLWQRTESLRENCHWISVSRDELELTGDSRRFVLPDDVADFVHPILSRNLNFQMSVHMLLLLKVPLLPTRDYMLQMLCLNKFEWSTETSEVLLPFAYPVAGEMTGNNERRELLNGILEGGLTSGPQYLKFHPAQESYLDFIRDTFSTIAENLPPLQRTSIYIWWLRFERLLIFLRKDDSIKYDNKWKKLKTTLKEFLKKEENRNNLHFYKEYALIEKEMGRFDNCVNILETAIKSQYSCPSAISDSDEKTALFSLYRTFIEILLDTNTYKDTHKIRILNVVKQMVIEADGNQLQRAKIYLEKYVKSFLQEISADDETDTYFLPNLKSDAIVCYAYLLYTEDFDISKVTNLFADFINHFKNCRCMQEILYESQIAILQLHYRRFREVNILKSILNEMLNIYPNNFSALSMLACIESNSPIWKFNSQSTKLSLWKAFAMCLAIRKRIHFLRTREDSVENKQPGVAPCYGDCTCSFSENVIYVKKREKKCIIKV from the exons ATGTCCTTATTTCCTGCTTATTCCATTGAGACAAACGAAGCTATAACATCGAGTAAACCAGAAAATCTTTTACAAG GCGATGTATCGAGCAGTTGGTTACAAAATGGTAGTTGTTTGGATCAGATTTCATCTTACAATTTTATAGATTTCTCTTCAGAGTCTTCGAATGAAGATAGAAGCAGAGTGTTTTCCTCCGATGAAAAACAGACGTTCCACAATGTTATATCGTCGAGTAAAGAGAGGTCTGTGTATAGAGGAAGAAAACATCGCAaacatattaaaaagaaaaagaaagaaagaaaaaagtatGGAACAACAGAGAAAACGTATTACAAGCAAGAAgtggaaaatgtatattttgaagataaacgtCGAGATAAGGGAAATAGTACGGTAGAGACGCTTTGTTCTAGAGCTAGACCGTATTACAATACTCGGAGAAATTCCATAGGTTTTATATCCTATGAGCATCGAAAAAAGGATTCTTACGAAAGATACTATGCGAATAACATAGATCTTATAGATAAACATAAGAAACGAAAAAGTAATAACATTACAAAGGAATCCGTGCACGATTCGTTTAAAGAAATAGAATATCCTTTCTTGTCGAATGGTATCTCTGTAGAATTACAAAAGACTAAAACTAAAGAATATAATGAAATGTTGACAGATGATCCAAGCAATGTTAAACTATGGATCGAATACATTCAATTTCAG GACACGTTGGAGTACTTTCAAAAGTATCAAACAACAAAGGATGTTCGTAGAGCAGCAACAATGAAAAAATTATCTATTGTCGAGAAGGCTTTAGAAAAAAATATAGACTCCACTCGGTTGCTAAAGTTGAAATTATCTTTAATGGAAGAGTTATTACCAGCCGATGAATTTTCAAAACAGCTCGAAACATTAGTAAACAAGGATTCGGGAAACATAATTTTATGGCAAGGATTAATCATGGCTACACAAGCTTCCATAGCGATATGCACTGTACCAAAAGTattggatttatattcaaaatgTTTTTGTGTTTTGAAACAAAAAGCTAGAATGAATCCTCGAGTATACGACGAAGGATTATTAG AGATGTTGTGTTGGTGCCTAATGTTTCTGAGACACACCGGACTTTGGGAACAAATGTGGGAAACGATACGTTTGAATCTCAGTTTGAATCTCAGTTTAGGAAAGGACAGTCTATCCTTTCAAAAAACAATAGATGAAAAGAAATTAA TTGGAATGGAAGAGGTAATATTAATGTCGAGATTACCACTCAATCAACTGTGGCAAAGAACAGAATCGTTAAGAGAAAATTGTCACTGGATCAGTGTCAGCAGGGACGAATTGGAATTAACTGGAGATTCTCGAAGATTCGTCTTGCCCGACGATGTTGCCGATTTTGTACATCCTATATTATCGCGAAATTTGAATTTCCAAATGTCGGTACACATGCTACTTCTACTTAAAGTGCCACTTCTACCTACTCGAGATTACATGTTACAG ATGTTGTGCTTAAACAAATTTGAATGGAGCACAGAGACTTCGGAAGTACTACTTCCATTTGCTTATCCTGTAGCCGGTGAAATGACTGGGAATAACGAAAGAAGAGAATTATTGAATGGTATACTAGAAGGAGGATTAACATCGGGTCCTCAATATCTCAAGTTTCATCCGGCACAGGAATCTTATCTGGATTTTATACGAGACACGTTTTCTACGATAGCCGAAAATTTACCGCCTTTGCAACGTACAAGCATATATATTTGGTGGTTACGATTTGAGAGATTGCTCATTTTTCTTCGCAAAGATGACTCTATAAAATATGACAACAA ATGGAAGAAATTGAAAACAACGTTAAAAGAATTCTTGAAGAAAGAGGAGAATAGGAACAACTTACATTTTTACAAAGAATATGCATTAATAGAAAAAGAAATGGGAAGATTTGATAATTGTGTAAATATTTTGGAAACGGCGATTAAGTCTCAATACTCCTGCCCGTCGGCAATATCTGATTCCGACGAGAAAACGGCACTCTTCAGTTTATATCGAACATTCATTGAAATTTTACTTGACACTAATACGTACAAAGATACGCATAAAATTCGAATATTGAATGTTGTTAAACAAATGGTTATCGAGGCCGATGGAAATCAATTGCAACGCGCCAAAAtatatttagaaaaatatgtGAAAAGTTTTTTACAAGAAATTTCTGCAGACGATGAAACCGACACGTACTTTCTACCAAATCTGAAATCCGACGCGATCGTATGTTACGCGTACTTGTTGTACACAGAGGACTTTGATATTAGTAAAGTAACAAATCTGTTTGCAGATTTCATAAATCACTTCAAAAACTGTCGTTGTATGCAG GAAATATTATACGAAAGTCAAATTGCAATCTTGCAATTGCATTACAGACGATTTCGAGAagtaaacattttgaaaagtatATTAAATGAAATGTTAAACATATATCCAAACAACTTCTCTGCTCTTTCGATGTTGGCATGTATCGAG AGTAACTCGCCAATTTGGAAGTTTAATAGCCAGAGCACGAAACTGTCGTTGTGGAAAGCATTTGCTATGTGTTTAGCTATTCGTAAACGTATTCATTTCTTAAGAACACGTGAAGACTCTGTCG AGAACAAACAACCAGGTGTTGCCCCTTGTTATGGAGATTGTACATGCTCCTTCTCAGAGAATGTAATTTATGTGAAAAAAAGGGAGAAGAAGTGTATCATAAAAGTGTAG
- the LOC143259177 gene encoding uncharacterized protein LOC143259177 — translation MDMKAVVVSGEAPESDDDSANVATGMEFSSTRNPNYCGTIISGEAPESDDDGTSLSSISGAVDAIACMPYTDIKIPKSKKYSIRYNSLLHKKLYECNKTLDKDLVQMIEGTIDAATQDLSCVNRQLLKSELILQEAVCQLRSACIRTKDTSSVLHQLMDVNFLHSVKT, via the exons atggatatgaaggctGTCGTTGTCTCTGGAGAAGCTCCAGAATCCGATGATGATAGTGCAAATGTTGCCACT GGTATGGAATTTTCTTCTACGCGAAATCCTAATTATTGTGGCACTATAATTTCTGGTGAAGCACCTGAATCCGACGATG ATGGAACAAGTTTAAGCAGCATTAGCGGAGCAGTAGATGCTATAGCGTGTATGCCTTACACTGACATCAAAATACCAAAATCAAAAAAATATTCCATCAGATATAACAGTTTGCTACACAAGAAATTAT ACGAATGCAACAAAACATTGGACAAAGATCTTGTGCAAATGATCGAGGGTACAATCGACGCCGCCACGCAAGACTTGTCATGCGTTAATCGACAACTGTTAAAAAGTGAATTGATTCTTCAAGAAGCGGTCTGTCAGTTGCGTAGTGCCTGCattcgaacaaaagatacttcaAGCGTCTTGCATCAGCTTATGGATGTCAACTTTCTACATTCTGTTAAAACTTAA
- the LOC117218968 gene encoding DNA fragmentation factor subunit alpha: MSETAGISQGLGNPYKIVDHAREKRKGITASSLKELTSIARSRLSLPLDAELTIVLEQDGTEVDDEEYFATLERNTSLMVLHGDQKWIAAGSSKAASRYIVVDDVDNIESGLRGDELRRHRPPIEPLVSSLHGDPSHISLLGGSDLELLSDMDPDSLADIVPDRIFLEQLKEASGRFLAEKRQAQESMALLQMYASGGEMERA; this comes from the exons ATGTCGGAAACAGCAGGAATATCACAGGGGCTGGGCAACCCTTACAAAATTGTTGATCATGCTAGAGAAAAGCGTAAGGGCATCACTGCGTCTTCTCTGAAAGAATTAACTAGTATTGCAAGAAGCCGTTTGTCGTTGCCCTTGGATGCAGAACTCACAATAGTTTTAGAACAAGATG GCACAGAAGTAGATGACGAAGAATATTTTGCAACATTAGAAAGAAACACTAGTTTAATGGTTCTGCATGGAGATCAAAAATGGATAGCAGCTGGAAGTAGTAAAGCTGCTTCTCGGTATATTGTTGTAGATGATGTTGACAACATAGAAAGTGGTTTAAGAGGAGATGAGTTGAGAAGACATAGACCACCGATAGAACCATTGGTTTCATCATTGCACGGTGACCCGTCGCATATATCGTTGCTAGGTGGAAGCGATCTAGAATTACTGAGCGATATGGATCCAGACAGCTTAGCCGATATAGTACCAGACAG AATCTTCTTGGAGCAGTTGAAAGAAGCTTCGGGCAGATTTTTGGCTGAAAAGCGGCAAGCACAAGAGTCTATGGCTCTTCTTCAGATGTATGCTAGTGGTGGGGAGATGGAGCGAGCGTAG